In Nocardia sputorum, a single genomic region encodes these proteins:
- a CDS encoding ATP-binding protein, which translates to MPLFGREAELKDLRALVDGPEDRSGILIQGEAGIGKSALVNEAVAAAAIAGTRVLRTAGAEAEQHYAYAGLHRLLYPVRKGLDELPPQQRDALAAAFGTSDSGDEPAIYLVGLAALTLLADTASPRPLLIVAEDVHALDAASAQVLAFIARRVDTEPIALIVTLRDGIGSPLADAGLSLLRLEPLSDDDAAALLDLTAPGLPAPVRRRLLADAHGNPLALTELPTAVGELEDLPATLPLTERLERVFAERGTTLPAPTRAALLVAALGDSDSITEILAAASLLLGTRAEPDIFTPAVEARLLVLGPGTVTFRHPLMRSALTTTATAGERARAHGALADVLTDPDRRAWQRAAATAGPDEQVARELEAVAERARHRGAAIAAWERAADLSDHPERRADRLLRAAELAVDSGRRDIAERLVVAARALPSTPRHRATAAWLLSGFDDGVRENPSRIAELATLAASVAADRHPDAATRILWGAAMRCFWSEPGLGVRQALLAVADDLPIPDDDPRLVAVSAYVAPFERGERVLGHLRALASDTGRDPEVDRFLGSAALQVGAFDLAAHFSGAAAPGFRVEGQLGLLPRALTVQAWSLTRLGDLAAAAPVAAEAAAFAGETGQPFMHGLATAVQAEIAALRGDYPRAAALVAEAERIGLASGARPVLATVQLARGLAALGEGRYDDAFADLRRMHDSRDPSHSPALRAYFLAELADAAIRAGQPDALRELLRGLEQAAAATPSPALHIGWRYAHALLSTDAAETHFTGALGADLTAWPAERGRLHLSYGEWLRRQRRVVESRTHLRTAREIFDALGFTAWSERARLELRGAGESSPNRDPDARDRLTPHELSIARLAARGLTNREIGQRLYLSHRTVSTHLHRIFPKLGVSSRTDLAALLPADEDATG; encoded by the coding sequence CCTGCGCACCGCGGGCGCGGAGGCCGAACAGCACTATGCCTACGCGGGGCTGCATCGGCTGCTGTACCCGGTGCGGAAAGGGCTCGACGAGTTGCCGCCCCAGCAGCGCGACGCGCTGGCAGCCGCCTTCGGCACCTCGGACTCCGGCGATGAACCCGCCATCTATCTGGTCGGGCTCGCGGCGCTGACGCTGCTCGCCGATACGGCGAGCCCGCGACCGCTCCTGATCGTCGCTGAGGACGTGCACGCACTCGATGCCGCCAGCGCGCAGGTCCTGGCGTTCATCGCCCGCCGCGTGGACACCGAGCCGATCGCGCTGATCGTCACCCTCCGCGACGGGATCGGCTCGCCGCTCGCGGACGCGGGACTGAGCCTCCTGCGTCTGGAACCCCTGTCCGACGACGATGCCGCCGCGCTGCTGGACCTGACCGCGCCCGGCCTGCCCGCACCGGTCCGTCGTCGGCTGCTGGCCGATGCCCACGGCAACCCGCTGGCGCTGACCGAACTGCCGACCGCGGTGGGCGAACTCGAAGACCTTCCCGCGACGCTGCCGCTGACCGAACGGCTCGAACGCGTTTTCGCCGAGCGCGGTACGACGCTGCCCGCCCCCACCCGTGCCGCGCTGCTCGTCGCCGCACTCGGCGACAGCGACTCGATCACCGAAATACTCGCCGCCGCGAGCCTTCTCCTGGGAACGCGGGCCGAACCCGACATCTTCACGCCCGCGGTGGAGGCCCGGCTGCTCGTCCTCGGTCCCGGCACCGTCACCTTCCGGCACCCCCTGATGCGATCGGCCCTGACCACGACGGCGACGGCCGGTGAACGCGCCCGCGCCCACGGGGCGCTCGCCGACGTCCTCACCGACCCGGATCGGCGGGCGTGGCAGCGGGCCGCCGCCACCGCGGGCCCCGACGAGCAGGTGGCGCGCGAACTGGAGGCTGTCGCCGAACGGGCGCGGCACCGCGGCGCCGCGATCGCGGCATGGGAACGAGCCGCCGACCTCAGCGACCATCCGGAACGGCGCGCGGACCGGCTGCTGCGGGCGGCCGAACTCGCCGTCGATTCCGGCCGCCGTGATATCGCCGAACGACTCGTCGTGGCCGCGCGCGCACTCCCCAGCACACCCCGCCACCGCGCCACGGCGGCCTGGCTGCTCAGTGGATTCGACGACGGTGTGCGCGAGAACCCCTCGCGCATAGCCGAGTTGGCCACGCTCGCGGCGTCTGTCGCCGCCGACAGGCACCCCGACGCGGCGACGCGCATCCTGTGGGGTGCGGCGATGCGCTGCTTCTGGTCCGAACCCGGGCTCGGGGTGCGCCAGGCGCTGCTCGCCGTGGCCGACGACCTTCCCATTCCCGACGACGATCCGCGCCTGGTCGCCGTCTCCGCGTACGTGGCCCCGTTCGAACGGGGCGAACGGGTCCTCGGCCACTTGCGCGCCCTTGCCTCGGACACCGGTCGTGACCCCGAAGTCGACCGATTCCTGGGCAGCGCGGCCCTGCAAGTGGGCGCTTTCGACCTCGCCGCCCACTTCTCCGGCGCGGCCGCGCCTGGATTTCGCGTCGAGGGGCAGCTCGGACTGCTGCCGCGCGCGCTCACCGTCCAGGCGTGGAGCCTGACCCGGCTCGGCGATCTCGCCGCCGCGGCGCCGGTCGCGGCCGAAGCCGCGGCCTTCGCCGGCGAAACCGGTCAGCCCTTCATGCACGGGCTGGCCACCGCCGTCCAAGCCGAAATCGCCGCGCTGCGCGGGGATTATCCGCGCGCCGCCGCACTCGTGGCCGAGGCCGAACGGATCGGACTCGCCTCCGGCGCACGTCCCGTGCTGGCGACGGTCCAGCTCGCACGCGGGCTCGCGGCTCTGGGCGAGGGGCGCTACGACGACGCGTTCGCCGATCTGCGCCGCATGCACGATTCGCGGGACCCGTCGCACTCGCCGGCGCTGCGCGCCTACTTCCTGGCCGAACTCGCCGACGCGGCGATCCGTGCCGGACAGCCCGATGCGCTGCGGGAACTGCTACGCGGCCTGGAGCAGGCCGCGGCTGCCACGCCCTCGCCCGCTCTGCACATCGGATGGCGATACGCGCACGCGCTCCTGTCGACCGACGCCGCCGAAACACACTTCACCGGCGCGCTCGGCGCGGACCTGACCGCCTGGCCGGCCGAGCGCGGCCGGCTGCACCTGTCCTACGGCGAATGGCTGCGGCGACAGCGCCGGGTCGTCGAGTCCCGCACCCATCTGCGCACCGCCCGGGAGATCTTCGACGCCCTGGGGTTCACCGCGTGGAGCGAACGAGCCCGGCTGGAGTTGCGCGGTGCCGGGGAGTCCAGCCCGAACCGTGACCCCGACGCCCGCGATCGGCTCACCCCGCACGAGCTGAGCATCGCCCGGCTGGCGGCGCGGGGACTGACCAACCGGGAAATCGGGCAGCGGCTGTACCTGTCGCATCGGACGGTCAGCACCCACCTGCATCGCATCTTCCCCAAACTCGGCGTCAGCTCGCGCACCGATCTGGCGGCGTTGCTACCGGCCGACGAGGACGCGACCGGCTGA
- a CDS encoding glycoside hydrolase family 19 protein, whose product MGSHFDPLEADPWGRARYGLLALPAKVPGQAPVPESTTAASSAIADAREQIATLIAPPQASATVRGVIEVTRAAFGLMVDQLGTGHTRDIPDMIALLDEADLYDVANEAIVTTHYNEKSAKLARLATGLKAREREISGKVGDAAEDNIEFVGTIRDEAARLAPVLQAAAVLVSARSEKLTPTEEKALLTEVVAALVRVETKFAAVAGHNADRAGTMGPMTLEQLERIFPGTPRATLRKYLPYLNQAMRDYGIDTPKREAAFLAQLGVETDDLKTLTEYGDSSYFNRNYGPGSSVGPSLGNKHPGDGARFHGRGGMQLTGRNNYRDAGEALEVDLVGNPGLAADPKYAFATAGWFWDAKNLNEQADESDFDAITRTINGGSNGSSERNETYNRARKVLDAD is encoded by the coding sequence ATGGGCTCCCACTTCGATCCGTTGGAGGCGGATCCTTGGGGGCGGGCTCGATACGGTCTGCTCGCGCTACCGGCCAAGGTCCCGGGCCAGGCACCGGTGCCGGAATCCACCACGGCGGCTTCCTCGGCGATCGCCGATGCCAGGGAACAGATCGCGACTTTGATCGCCCCACCGCAAGCATCCGCCACGGTGCGCGGGGTCATCGAGGTCACCCGCGCCGCATTCGGCCTCATGGTCGATCAACTCGGCACCGGGCACACCCGAGACATACCGGACATGATCGCTCTGCTCGACGAGGCCGACCTGTACGACGTCGCGAACGAAGCCATCGTGACCACGCACTACAACGAGAAGTCCGCGAAGCTGGCGCGGCTCGCCACCGGTCTGAAGGCGCGGGAAAGGGAAATCTCCGGCAAGGTGGGAGACGCGGCCGAAGACAACATCGAGTTCGTCGGAACGATCAGGGACGAAGCGGCACGTCTCGCACCGGTCCTGCAAGCTGCCGCGGTGCTGGTCTCGGCTCGATCGGAGAAATTGACGCCGACCGAGGAGAAGGCGCTGCTGACCGAAGTCGTCGCCGCGCTCGTGCGGGTGGAGACGAAGTTCGCCGCGGTGGCCGGGCACAACGCCGACCGGGCGGGGACCATGGGCCCGATGACTCTGGAGCAGCTGGAGCGCATATTCCCCGGCACACCGCGCGCGACCTTGCGGAAATATCTTCCCTACCTCAACCAGGCAATGCGCGACTACGGGATAGACACCCCGAAACGCGAAGCCGCGTTCCTCGCCCAGCTCGGAGTGGAAACAGACGACCTGAAAACGCTTACCGAATACGGTGACTCGTCGTACTTCAACCGTAACTACGGGCCCGGGTCCAGCGTCGGCCCGAGCCTCGGCAACAAACATCCCGGCGATGGCGCCCGCTTTCACGGACGGGGCGGCATGCAGCTGACCGGCCGCAACAACTACCGGGACGCGGGCGAGGCCCTCGAAGTCGATCTCGTCGGCAACCCCGGACTGGCCGCCGACCCGAAGTACGCCTTCGCCACGGCGGGCTGGTTCTGGGACGCCAAGAATTTGAACGAGCAGGCCGACGAATCGGACTTCGACGCTATCACCAGAACGATCAACGGCGGTTCGAACGGCAGCTCGGAGCGCAATGAGACCTACAACCGGGCCCGCAAAGTGCTCGACGCCGATTGA